One window of the Manihot esculenta cultivar AM560-2 chromosome 14, M.esculenta_v8, whole genome shotgun sequence genome contains the following:
- the LOC110630909 gene encoding cinnamoyl-CoA reductase-like SNL6 — protein sequence MDDEVLPAVCVLDASTYVGFWILKGLLSRGYTVHAATQKNEETEIGKKIRDMEKEEEKLIVFDVDILDYHSILIALKGCSALFCCLDSPDGYDDEIVDLEVRGAINAVEACAQTDSLEKIVFTSSLTAAIWKEDVCSQEDVDEKCWSNQEFCRKLKLWYALAKTQSEQAAWALAMDRMLDMVSINAGLVLGPSVAQQNPRSTISYLKGAAQMYENGVMAIVDVEFLVDVHIRAFEDRSTCGRYFCFNQIVNTEQEALKLANSLTPLISLPTRYEYQGNEVQAERLRNKKLNKLVEGTAY from the exons ATGGATGATGAAGTGCTGCCTGCAGTTTGTGTTCTTGATGCTTCAACCTATGTGGGTTTCTGGATTCTCAAGGGACTCTTGAGCAGAGGCTACACAGTTCATGCAGCAACCCAGAAAAATG AAGAGACAGAAATAGGCAAGAAAATAAGAGAtatggagaaagaagaagagaaattgATAGTATTTGATGTAGATATTTTGGATTACCATAGCATTCTTATTGCTTTAAAGGGTTGCTCAGCTTTGTTTTGCTGTTTGGACAGCCCAGATGGATATGAT GATGAAATTGTTGATTTGGAAGTTAGAGGAGCAATCAATGCAGTGGAAGCTTGTGCTCAGACTGATAGCTTGGAGAAAATTGTGTTTACTTCTTCTTTAACTGCTGCAATTTGGAAGGAAGATGTTTGCTCACAGGAAGATGTTGATGAAAAGTGTTGGAGTAATCAAGAATTTTGCAGGAAATTAAAG TTGTGGTATGCACTTGCGAAGACACAATCAGAGCAGGCAGCTTGGGCTTTAGCAATGGATCGAATGCTTGACATGGTTTCTATTAATGCTGGGCTAGTTTTGGGCCCTTCTGTTGCTCAACAAAACCCTAGATCAACTATCTCTTACCTCAAAG GAGCAGCTCAGATGTATGAAAATGGAGTGATGGCAATCGTAGATGTGGAGTTCCTTGTTGATGTTCATATTAGGGCTTTTGAGGACAGATCCACATGTGGCCGATACTTCTGCTTCAACCAAATTGTTAATACTGAGCAAGAGGCTCTCAAACTTGCCAACAGCTTGACCCCTTTAATCTCTTTACCAACAAG GTACGAATACCAAGGAAACGAAGTGCAGGCGGAGAGACTAAGGAACAAGAAATTGAACAAGTTGGTTGAGGGTACTGCCTATTAA